In the Malaya genurostris strain Urasoe2022 chromosome 1, Malgen_1.1, whole genome shotgun sequence genome, one interval contains:
- the LOC131434258 gene encoding uncharacterized protein LOC131434258 → MNTRVWIFLLYFFFSEIAVGRTRSIRNTYGQKCSARLESALDTTLKRSQQRSGVGSLIDFSDAGSQRQSLYNRSPYNNYDEDIEQIVSDYKQKYSNLKVPSSSFFPASGLSGTSQVEVANLRVRIPQNLHWVVVDRCHFIEQNRTLDTKLEFPDLQISGRVIMHPSGGRCDMILRLRRAGIEFRTIPLLYSGGVGERSRQANVRTDSHFSEPGFISVFAHSCEGPTGIKYRINSKRRHFISKHQLNADGFYNNEYTNPYQRNMQYRRSLTQDEDDGLTDKDIFKLTDGDSLFLSPSSLDDVIAKDPTADGSSFAAEGHSRTLHSVRNPFSYNAYAGNGAGWQTVESNDALDEAYSNEIDNLFSKGVRGLLTTYMQKALQPAIKETLMESMGYTLSYG, encoded by the exons GCCGGACACGATCGATTCGTAACACCTACGGCCAGAAGTGTTCCGCTAGACTGGAATCTGCGCTGGATACCACCTTGAAGAGAAGCCAACAGCGATCGGGAGTTGGA TCGCTGATAGACTTCTCGGACGCGGGATCCCAGCGGCAGTCGTTGTATAACCGATCTCCCTACAACAACTACGACGAGGACATCGAGCAGATTGTGTCCGACTACAAGCAGAAGTACAGTAACCTCAAAGTGCCGTCCAGTTCGTTTTTCCCGGCGTCGGGACTGTCGGGGACGTCCCAGGTCGAGGTGGCAAATCTGCGGGTTCGGATACCTCAAAATCTTCACTGGGTTGTGGTGGACCGGTGTCACTTTATCGAGCAGAATAGAACTCTGGATACGAAACTGGAGTTTCCGGATCTACAGATCAGCGGAAGAGTGATTATGCATCCTTCTGGAGGTCGCTGTGATATGATTCTTAGGTTGAGGAGAGCAGGAATCGAGTTTCGAACGATACCGTTGCTTTACAGTGGGGGAGTCGGTGAGAGAAGCAGGCAAGCCAATGTGAGAACAGATTCTCATTTTTCCGAACCGGGATTCATATCGGTTTTCGCACACAGTTGCGAGGGTCCCACCGGGATTAAGTATCGAATCAATTCGAAGAGAagacactttatcagcaaacatcaGTTGAATGCCGATGGATTCTACAATAACGAATACACAAACCCTTATCAACGCAACATGCAATACAGGCGTTCTCTGACCCAAGACGAGGACGACGGTCTAACAGATAAGGATATATTCAAGCTGACGGACGGAGACTCTCTCTTTTTGTCTCCCTCCTCGCTGGACGATGTGATAGCTAAGGATCCCACGGCTGATGGATCCAGCTTCGCAGCGGAAGGTCACAGCAGAACTCTGCATTCGGTGCGAAATCCGTTCTCCTACAATGCATATGCGGGAAATGGTGCGGGTTGGCAAACGGTCGAATCCAATGACGCCCTGGATGAGGCCTATTCCAACGAGATCGACAATCTGTTCTCGAAAGGTGTGCGGGGACTGTTGACAACCTACATGCAGAAGGCACTGCAGCCAGCGATCAAGGAAACGCTCATGGAGAGCATGGGGTACACGCTGTCGTACGGTTAG